In the Streptomyces sp. cg36 genome, one interval contains:
- a CDS encoding type III restriction endonuclease subunit R: protein MRRHRAQTCPQTSSRSCGRDSRRRPDPRRARPPRDPRRPAGRAVPRRPARLARKGSLAPDREARLAALDPDWLLPYGPDWHRKYHLLRHHLETGHDPATVTRDLVIDKAKAGGWLHRQYTAWDRLQQGQRTLLTSLGLTPTRTPLTPGTESGPRRRRGFEQSAALLRAFVERHGRTPGAREWIEADGERAMIGPWWCRTRIKQTAGHLSADHLRLIDEILPAATAQPRPSGQSEPPRDLAARPEDQPGG, encoded by the coding sequence TTGAGGCGGCACCGGGCGCAGACGTGCCCGCAGACGTCATCGAGGAGCTGCGGGCGGGACTCCCGCCGGCGGCCTGATCCACGCCGAGCACGGCCACCTCGCGATCCCCGCCGACCTGCCGGGCGGGCAGTTCCTCGTCGACCAGCGCGCCTGGCCCGCAAAGGCAGCCTGGCCCCCGACCGCGAAGCCCGCCTCGCCGCGCTCGATCCCGACTGGCTGCTCCCGTACGGCCCCGACTGGCACCGCAAGTACCACCTCCTGCGCCACCACCTGGAAACCGGCCACGACCCGGCCACCGTCACCCGCGACCTGGTCATCGACAAGGCGAAGGCCGGCGGTTGGCTGCACCGCCAGTACACCGCCTGGGACCGCCTCCAGCAGGGCCAGCGCACCCTGCTCACCAGCCTTGGCCTGACCCCCACCCGCACCCCGCTCACCCCGGGCACGGAAAGCGGCCCGCGCAGGCGGCGCGGCTTCGAGCAGAGCGCCGCGCTGCTGCGGGCCTTCGTGGAACGCCATGGCCGCACGCCGGGTGCCCGGGAGTGGATCGAGGCGGACGGGGAGCGGGCGATGATCGGCCCGTGGTGGTGCAGGACCCGCATCAAGCAGACCGCAGGTCACCTCAGCGCAGACCACCTGCGGCTGATCGACGAGATCCTCCCTGCGGCAACTGCCCAGCCAAGGCCCAGCGGCCAGAGCGAGCCCCCTAGAGACCTTGCCGCCCGCCCCGAAGACCAGCCCGGAGGCTGA
- a CDS encoding integrase core domain-containing protein codes for MGAIGSSADNAAAESFNAAFEGETLKGRKAWSSERGARLDAFRWLTRYNTGRRHSRLGQRSPIDYENDLQPAATTLTQAA; via the coding sequence ATGGGCGCGATCGGATCCAGTGCCGACAACGCGGCTGCGGAAAGCTTCAACGCCGCCTTCGAGGGGGAGACGCTCAAGGGCCGGAAGGCTTGGTCGAGTGAGCGCGGGGCCAGGCTCGACGCGTTCCGCTGGCTGACCCGATACAACACTGGCCGCCGGCACTCCCGCCTCGGCCAGCGGTCCCCGATCGACTACGAGAACGACCTCCAGCCAGCAGCAACTACCCTGACCCAAGCCGCATAG
- a CDS encoding protein-L-isoaspartate(D-aspartate) O-methyltransferase, translating to MDADWEGHARRLADAVVRPESRWWKPIASTPRHLLVPRWWERGPRGRTVRDGTTDTDTWHKAAYADDTLVTRIGPLHADHAEPGQAAPPGTRPTSSSTLPTLIVTMYRYAVLADGCATLVTTGTGYGTALACHRLGDQLVTSVDIDDYLVEAATDRLSTTGLHPHTATCDLTQDLPGQFDRIVSTVAVRPIPVSWLHALRPGGRLVTTIAGTRLILVADKTPDGGARGFIAPNGASFMAARHGLDYDDTAPGSQVWEAADGVGESVSTSRYPLLYVPDSWAVWSMLDLSMPGIEHHSQRGDGGGRTIKMVHLDGSWARAHAEGPRQSPTVHQGGPRRLWDALEDIRDRLNTWGELPVYGSKVTITPDGETTLSRGRWTATL from the coding sequence ATGGATGCGGACTGGGAAGGGCATGCGCGCCGTCTGGCCGACGCCGTGGTGCGGCCGGAGTCGCGATGGTGGAAACCGATCGCCTCCACCCCACGCCACCTCCTCGTGCCACGCTGGTGGGAAAGGGGCCCCCGAGGCCGGACGGTCCGCGACGGAACCACAGACACCGACACGTGGCACAAAGCCGCCTACGCCGACGACACACTGGTGACCCGCATCGGGCCCCTGCACGCCGACCACGCCGAGCCCGGCCAGGCCGCCCCGCCCGGCACACGCCCGACGTCCTCCTCAACCCTGCCGACCCTGATCGTGACCATGTACCGGTACGCCGTCCTCGCCGACGGCTGCGCCACGCTCGTGACGACCGGCACCGGATACGGGACCGCCCTGGCCTGCCACCGCCTCGGCGACCAGCTGGTGACAAGCGTCGACATCGACGACTACCTCGTCGAGGCCGCAACCGACCGGCTGAGCACGACCGGCCTGCACCCGCACACCGCCACCTGCGACCTGACCCAGGACCTTCCCGGCCAGTTCGACCGCATCGTGTCCACCGTGGCGGTACGGCCCATCCCCGTCTCCTGGCTGCACGCACTGCGCCCTGGCGGGCGGCTGGTCACCACCATCGCCGGCACCAGGCTGATCCTCGTCGCCGACAAGACGCCGGACGGCGGCGCGCGGGGATTCATCGCCCCCAACGGGGCCTCGTTCATGGCCGCCCGCCACGGCCTGGACTACGACGACACCGCCCCTGGATCCCAGGTGTGGGAAGCGGCCGACGGCGTGGGCGAGTCGGTGTCCACCAGCCGCTACCCGCTGCTGTACGTGCCGGACTCCTGGGCGGTGTGGTCGATGCTGGACCTCTCGATGCCCGGCATCGAGCACCACAGCCAGCGAGGGGACGGCGGCGGGCGCACGATCAAGATGGTGCACCTGGACGGCTCCTGGGCCCGAGCCCACGCCGAGGGCCCTCGCCAGTCACCGACCGTGCACCAGGGCGGTCCCCGCCGACTGTGGGACGCGCTGGAGGACATCCGCGACCGCCTCAACACCTGGGGCGAACTGCCCGTGTACGGCTCGAAGGTCACCATCACCCCGGACGGCGAGACCACCCTCTCCCGGGGCCGGTGGACCGCCACCCTGTAG
- a CDS encoding radical SAM protein, producing the protein MTIAPEAPTTLRFLSLEITTRCQLTCPSHCYAQAGPTRGHGSMTGQDWHRLIDEAVALGTTTVQLIGGEPTQHPDFTALVEHALQVGLRVRVYSNLVRIRQAHWRLFEHPRLSLATSYHSDDPDEHDMITGLRGSHTATRANLVEAVRRGIPVKVAIVDLGGGQRVEQARAEMQALGVHQIHVDAVRAVGNAATVRAVLPSTSALCGRCGDKKAAILPDGDVSVCEIGRFLTAGSVKSASLASVLASDRWTQIAASVPRHTSADPCPPDCAPNDDSACGPDNPGPCGPADDE; encoded by the coding sequence ATGACGATCGCTCCGGAGGCCCCCACCACCCTGCGGTTCCTGTCGCTGGAGATCACCACCCGATGCCAGCTCACCTGTCCCTCGCACTGCTATGCCCAGGCCGGGCCGACACGCGGCCACGGGAGCATGACCGGGCAGGACTGGCACCGGCTCATCGACGAGGCCGTCGCGCTCGGCACGACGACGGTTCAGCTGATCGGCGGGGAGCCCACCCAGCATCCGGACTTCACCGCGCTCGTCGAGCACGCGCTCCAGGTCGGCCTGCGGGTGCGCGTCTACTCCAACCTCGTTCGGATACGCCAGGCGCACTGGCGGCTCTTCGAGCACCCCCGCCTCAGCCTCGCAACCTCCTACCACAGCGACGACCCCGACGAGCACGACATGATCACCGGGCTCCGCGGCTCCCACACGGCGACCCGCGCCAACCTCGTTGAAGCCGTACGCCGTGGCATACCGGTCAAGGTCGCCATCGTCGACCTGGGCGGTGGCCAACGTGTGGAACAGGCCCGCGCCGAGATGCAGGCCCTCGGCGTCCATCAGATCCACGTCGACGCCGTCCGTGCCGTCGGCAACGCCGCGACCGTGCGCGCCGTGCTGCCCTCCACCTCGGCCCTGTGCGGGCGGTGCGGCGACAAGAAGGCGGCGATCCTCCCGGACGGAGACGTGTCCGTGTGCGAGATCGGGCGGTTCTTGACCGCGGGCAGCGTCAAGAGCGCGAGCCTGGCATCGGTCCTGGCCAGCGACCGCTGGACACAGATCGCCGCAAGCGTCCCGCGCCATACGAGCGCGGATCCCTGCCCACCGGACTGCGCACCGAACGACGACTCCGCATGCGGCCCGGACAACCCCGGCCCCTGTGGCCCCGCGGACGACGAATGA